In a single window of the Olivibacter sp. SDN3 genome:
- a CDS encoding carbohydrate kinase produces MKKVVCFGEVLWDVLPDGKKPGGAPMNVAYHLNKLGIDSSMVSRVGNDEAGKELTEFLTKMGLSIDYVQVDARYHTSEVIATMGDNHEMRYDILKPVAWDFITYTAPLEKLVTAADVMVFGSLVARNQETRDTLYRLLDHARFRLFDVNFRAPHYQRETVEYLLHKADAVKLNEHELLIITDWMNARAKDEHTAVSTLQEQYGLSEVIVTKGAGGASYYTLESRHDYRAYPVTVKDTIGSGDSFLAAFLAKKLFGKSIDDMLDYAAALGAYVTAQSGANPDYRTTDLQRFMWEKQLERVKWK; encoded by the coding sequence ATGAAGAAAGTAGTATGTTTCGGTGAAGTATTATGGGATGTACTTCCCGATGGGAAAAAGCCAGGCGGTGCCCCCATGAATGTGGCCTACCATTTAAATAAATTGGGGATAGATAGCAGCATGGTCAGCAGGGTAGGCAACGATGAGGCCGGTAAAGAACTTACCGAATTTCTCACAAAAATGGGACTTTCAATTGATTATGTACAGGTAGATGCCAGATATCACACCAGTGAGGTGATTGCCACCATGGGTGATAATCATGAAATGCGTTACGATATTCTGAAACCGGTAGCTTGGGATTTTATCACTTACACTGCACCGCTGGAAAAATTGGTAACAGCAGCGGATGTGATGGTTTTTGGAAGTTTGGTAGCGAGAAATCAGGAAACACGGGATACCCTTTATCGATTGTTAGACCATGCAAGGTTTAGGCTCTTTGATGTCAATTTTCGCGCACCGCATTATCAACGGGAAACCGTTGAATATTTATTGCATAAAGCGGATGCTGTCAAGCTAAATGAACATGAATTGCTCATCATAACCGATTGGATGAATGCTCGGGCAAAAGATGAGCATACTGCCGTGTCGACTCTCCAAGAGCAATATGGCCTTTCAGAGGTTATTGTCACTAAAGGCGCTGGTGGGGCTTCTTATTATACGCTGGAGAGCAGGCACGACTATCGTGCTTATCCAGTGACCGTAAAGGATACCATTGGCAGTGGCGATTCCTTTCTGGCAGCCTTTTTAGCAAAGAAGTTATTTGGTAAATCCATCGATGATATGCTCGACTATGCGGCTGCCCTAGGGGCTTATGTAACGGCGCAGTCGGGCGCAAATCCGGATTATCGAACGACCGATCTCCAGCGTTTCATGTGGGAAAAGCAGCTGGAACGGGTTAAATGGAAGTAG
- a CDS encoding sugar porter family MFS transporter: MSNNTVLAWSFVVALGGFLFGFDTAVISGAEKAVQHYWNLSEFQHGLTMAIALIGTVAGAALGAFPSDKLGRKNTLFIVAALYFFSALGTALATDWNIFILFRFFGGIGVGVSSVTAPIYISEISPAKSRGKLVGLFQFNVVLGILIAYLSNYLIGQTGEQSWRWMLGVQAAPALLFFILIFFVPESPRWLLLHRNNIDDAEKVMKKINAHTYKEDIAAILASHRANDGNGSGEKLFAKKHRLPVMLAILFAMFNQVSGINAIIYYAPRVFEMAGLGAQSSLLSTVGIGIVNFIFTLIAINFIDKVGRRKLMMIGSFGLIFALSMVSFAFYSGQTEGLAITIYLMLYIAFFALSQGAVIWVFISEIFPNEIRAKGQTLGSLTHWVMAAIITFCFPALTEFLGGGNTFIIFACFMVLQLLFVWKLMPETKGRSLEQVESEAAVLIH; encoded by the coding sequence ATGAGCAACAACACGGTATTAGCATGGTCATTTGTGGTGGCCCTAGGAGGATTCTTATTTGGCTTTGATACAGCCGTTATTTCAGGCGCAGAGAAGGCCGTTCAACACTATTGGAACCTAAGTGAGTTTCAGCATGGCCTAACAATGGCTATTGCATTAATAGGCACCGTTGCGGGCGCTGCTTTAGGAGCTTTTCCTTCCGATAAATTGGGAAGAAAAAATACGCTCTTTATCGTAGCCGCATTATATTTTTTCTCGGCTTTAGGTACCGCATTGGCCACTGATTGGAATATATTTATCTTATTTCGATTTTTCGGCGGTATAGGCGTAGGGGTATCATCCGTTACCGCACCTATATATATATCAGAAATATCACCTGCAAAATCAAGGGGTAAATTGGTCGGCCTCTTTCAATTCAACGTTGTTTTAGGCATCCTGATCGCTTATCTATCCAATTACCTGATCGGCCAAACAGGCGAACAATCGTGGCGATGGATGTTGGGCGTTCAGGCGGCACCTGCTTTGCTGTTTTTTATTCTTATATTTTTTGTGCCGGAAAGTCCGAGATGGCTGCTGTTGCACCGCAATAACATAGACGATGCGGAAAAGGTCATGAAAAAAATAAACGCACACACTTACAAGGAGGATATCGCTGCGATTTTAGCAAGCCATCGCGCGAACGATGGCAACGGTAGCGGAGAAAAGCTCTTTGCAAAGAAGCATCGTTTGCCTGTGATGTTAGCCATCTTGTTCGCTATGTTCAACCAAGTTTCTGGAATCAATGCGATCATCTACTATGCTCCCAGGGTATTTGAAATGGCTGGTTTAGGTGCGCAAAGCTCATTATTGTCTACGGTAGGAATTGGGATCGTTAACTTTATATTTACCTTGATCGCCATTAACTTTATTGATAAAGTTGGACGTCGTAAACTCATGATGATCGGTTCCTTCGGGTTGATTTTTGCGCTCTCCATGGTCTCCTTCGCTTTTTATTCAGGTCAAACAGAAGGTTTGGCAATTACCATATATCTGATGCTTTATATTGCCTTTTTTGCTTTGTCTCAAGGAGCGGTGATTTGGGTTTTTATATCGGAAATTTTTCCCAACGAGATCCGGGCAAAAGGGCAAACGCTGGGCAGCTTAACGCATTGGGTGATGGCAGCGATCATTACGTTTTGCTTCCCCGCGTTAACGGAGTTTTTAGGAGGTGGAAATACTTTTATTATTTTCGCTTGTTTTATGGTATTACAGTTGTTATTTGTATGGAAATTAATGCCGGAAACGAAGGGGCGTTCGCTTGAGCAGGTAGAAAGCGAAGCTGCGGTATTAATACATTAA
- a CDS encoding substrate-binding domain-containing protein encodes MHRIYISCVSFLLFFFFHACESKEKAKTYTIAFSQCIGSDAWRETMLKEMKRELSFHPEINFLYREAGGKNETQIAQVKELLASDIDLLIISPNEAEPLTPIVDQVFQKGIPVIVTDRKTSSGLYNAYVGSDNYDIGYLAGKYIGYQLKGSGKVATITGLSGSSASIERDKGFREALKSYPRIQLVNTLNGEWLIDVAREKVKANASSLRESDAIFAFNDQMAIGSRKALQEIYPNNNIKIVGVDALPGSGNGLEQIANGTIDASMLYATGGTEAIRTAIAILNKTAYQRENTLGTLVIDAANVQLMKMQADKIDSQQQDIDKQQELLAEQEAIFRSQQSTLNTLVVCLVLIIILAGIAIYALKSNWQKNKHLAKQNAEILKQQQQLIAMNEKVKEASEAKINFFTNVSHEFKTPITLILAPVEELLKDNTLSSLLKDQLLRIKRNGLRLMHLVTELIDIQRLAHEKISLKASSQHLFTFLNQIVLSFKPLSIQKNIPLTLENKTTISHLWFDPDLLEKVMYNLLSNAFKFTQKNGKIQVKIEENTFGDHVMIRVIDNGRGISRNHIEHIFDPFYQGAYSTGGSGLGLALVREIIELHHGQVTVSSKENEGTSFTLRLPVGDTHLTIAEKAATLVTDHKLEATGDSHPLIALQTALSPAAQPEKKDHSLKEYSLLVIDDNIEIVHFLRDKFSENYQIYSASNAEEGIKLAYAKVPDLIISDVIMPGKSGIELVKILKKDTRTSSIPIILLTALDTEEQQNQGLLAMADAYITKPFSGSHLEALVQNLITNREELKQRYTSEVNPVGDRVQINTNEVDRRFLNNLSAIVENHLSNSHFNVENIAKEIGMSRVQLYRKVKALLNCSVNDYIIHRRLKKSKHLLQQDITINEVADQIGFSSPTYFATLFKNKYGISPSAFKKQFQRKDHS; translated from the coding sequence ATGCACCGTATCTATATCTCTTGTGTTAGCTTCCTGCTTTTCTTCTTTTTTCACGCTTGTGAATCGAAAGAAAAAGCAAAAACGTATACCATTGCCTTTTCGCAATGTATAGGGTCGGATGCCTGGCGTGAAACCATGCTAAAAGAGATGAAACGGGAATTGTCATTCCATCCCGAAATTAATTTCCTGTACCGGGAAGCCGGCGGAAAAAACGAGACGCAGATTGCGCAGGTAAAGGAGCTTCTGGCAAGTGATATAGACCTACTGATTATCTCACCAAATGAAGCCGAGCCTTTAACACCAATTGTAGATCAGGTCTTTCAGAAAGGTATACCGGTAATCGTCACGGATAGGAAAACCTCTTCGGGATTGTATAACGCATATGTTGGGTCTGATAACTATGATATCGGTTACTTAGCCGGCAAATATATTGGTTACCAATTAAAGGGTAGCGGTAAGGTGGCAACAATTACCGGGCTTTCAGGTTCATCAGCGTCTATTGAGCGCGATAAAGGTTTCAGGGAGGCTTTGAAGAGTTATCCGCGGATACAGCTTGTAAACACTTTAAACGGTGAATGGTTAATTGATGTTGCCCGTGAAAAAGTGAAGGCCAATGCTTCATCTCTCCGGGAATCTGATGCCATATTTGCCTTTAATGATCAAATGGCCATTGGTTCAAGAAAAGCATTGCAGGAGATTTATCCCAACAATAATATAAAAATAGTCGGCGTAGATGCTTTACCGGGTAGCGGTAATGGCCTGGAGCAGATTGCCAATGGAACGATTGATGCGTCTATGCTTTATGCAACAGGGGGCACTGAAGCGATCAGGACGGCCATAGCCATTTTAAATAAAACTGCCTATCAACGTGAAAACACCCTTGGAACACTGGTGATTGATGCCGCAAACGTTCAATTAATGAAAATGCAGGCTGATAAAATCGATAGTCAACAACAGGATATCGACAAACAACAGGAACTATTAGCCGAGCAGGAAGCCATTTTTCGGAGCCAGCAATCAACACTGAACACCCTGGTCGTTTGTCTTGTACTGATCATTATTCTTGCTGGAATAGCCATTTATGCCTTAAAAAGTAATTGGCAAAAAAACAAACACTTAGCGAAGCAAAATGCTGAAATTCTGAAGCAACAGCAGCAGCTCATAGCGATGAACGAAAAAGTCAAAGAGGCTTCTGAGGCAAAGATCAACTTCTTCACCAATGTATCACATGAATTTAAAACACCTATTACCCTGATATTAGCTCCCGTTGAAGAATTATTAAAAGACAATACGTTATCTAGTTTATTAAAAGACCAGTTATTACGTATTAAGCGAAACGGGCTACGCTTAATGCATCTCGTGACCGAGCTGATTGACATTCAACGATTAGCGCACGAAAAGATCAGTCTAAAAGCTTCTTCACAACATCTTTTCACATTTCTGAATCAAATCGTGCTGTCATTCAAACCCCTGTCTATTCAAAAAAACATTCCGCTAACACTTGAAAACAAAACGACTATTAGCCATTTGTGGTTTGATCCGGATCTCCTGGAAAAAGTGATGTATAACTTACTTTCCAATGCCTTTAAATTCACACAAAAGAATGGAAAAATTCAAGTGAAGATCGAGGAGAATACCTTTGGCGATCATGTGATGATCAGGGTAATAGATAATGGCAGGGGGATAAGCAGAAATCATATAGAGCATATATTTGACCCTTTTTATCAAGGCGCTTATAGTACCGGTGGCTCCGGACTGGGTTTGGCGTTGGTGAGGGAAATTATTGAACTACATCATGGACAAGTTACCGTTAGCAGTAAAGAAAACGAAGGAACTTCCTTTACACTTCGCTTACCGGTGGGCGACACCCATCTCACCATTGCAGAAAAAGCAGCCACATTAGTTACTGATCATAAGCTTGAGGCCACAGGAGATAGTCACCCGTTAATTGCATTGCAAACGGCACTATCTCCTGCGGCGCAACCTGAAAAAAAGGATCATTCACTAAAGGAATATTCTCTTTTGGTAATCGATGACAACATTGAAATTGTTCATTTTCTCCGAGATAAATTCAGCGAAAATTATCAAATATACAGTGCTTCCAACGCCGAAGAAGGCATAAAATTAGCTTATGCAAAAGTGCCCGATCTCATTATAAGTGATGTGATTATGCCTGGAAAAAGTGGGATCGAGTTGGTCAAAATACTAAAAAAAGACACGCGTACATCGTCCATTCCTATTATTTTGCTTACAGCGCTGGATACGGAAGAACAGCAAAATCAAGGTCTTCTCGCGATGGCAGATGCCTATATTACCAAACCGTTCAGCGGTAGCCACCTGGAAGCGCTTGTACAAAACTTAATTACCAATCGTGAAGAGCTCAAACAAAGGTACACCAGTGAAGTTAACCCTGTTGGGGATCGTGTACAAATTAATACAAACGAGGTCGACAGACGTTTCCTAAACAATTTGTCGGCAATCGTTGAAAATCACCTATCCAACAGTCACTTTAATGTAGAAAACATTGCAAAAGAAATTGGCATGTCGCGTGTACAACTTTATCGTAAGGTAAAAGCGTTATTGAACTGTAGTGTAAATGATTATATTATCCATCGTAGGCTAAAAAAATCCAAACACCTATTACAACAAGATATCACCATCAATGAAGTGGCGGACCAGATTGGCTTCTCCTCTCCGACGTACTTTGCTACATTATTTAAGAACAAATATGGTATAAGCCCATCTGCGTTTAAGAAGCAATTCCAAAGGAAAGATCATTCTTAA
- a CDS encoding arginase family protein has protein sequence MLPQTKEICIIEFPSNLGLKESYPGHEPGVKYLPDWLRKHHFHHEIRSSKIIRLDPPPYSMSVDKETGVRNADALVSYALEQDKIIQRTLNKGLFPLLLGGDCSILLGPLLSLAQTGDHALFYLDGHTDFMWPALSKTGGAGGMAAAFAVGRGPKKLTNILGLEPYVKEEYLWCVGNREYVDWYEQAITTSNATYLSLERIRNEGIKSCVSSFLKSIQSQNLSGFWIHFDVDVLHDELMPAVDSRAPDGLLYHELQEILLPLLNNPKAIGLTITILDPELDTDGSYTKKFVKNMKEIFGKINTK, from the coding sequence ATGCTGCCACAAACAAAAGAGATCTGCATCATCGAGTTTCCTTCCAATTTAGGATTAAAGGAATCTTACCCGGGGCATGAGCCGGGAGTAAAATATCTACCCGATTGGTTAAGAAAACATCACTTTCATCATGAAATTCGCTCTTCGAAAATCATTCGATTGGATCCTCCTCCCTATTCCATGTCTGTAGACAAAGAGACAGGCGTGCGTAATGCAGATGCATTAGTAAGTTACGCGCTGGAACAGGACAAAATTATTCAAAGAACCTTAAACAAAGGCCTTTTCCCTTTGCTATTAGGAGGTGACTGCAGCATCCTTTTAGGCCCTCTCTTGAGTTTAGCTCAAACAGGAGATCATGCCCTTTTTTATTTAGATGGTCATACGGATTTTATGTGGCCCGCATTATCCAAGACCGGAGGTGCCGGAGGTATGGCCGCAGCTTTTGCTGTGGGTAGAGGTCCTAAAAAACTGACTAACATCTTAGGGTTGGAGCCTTATGTAAAAGAAGAATACCTATGGTGCGTAGGCAACAGAGAGTATGTCGATTGGTATGAACAAGCAATTACCACATCCAACGCAACCTACCTCTCACTTGAACGCATTAGAAATGAAGGTATTAAATCATGTGTATCTTCTTTTTTAAAATCTATCCAGTCGCAAAATCTATCCGGTTTTTGGATTCATTTTGACGTAGACGTGCTGCATGATGAGCTCATGCCTGCAGTGGATAGCCGGGCTCCTGATGGCTTACTATATCATGAATTACAGGAAATTTTATTACCACTATTAAATAACCCCAAAGCTATTGGATTGACCATCACCATTTTAGATCCTGAATTGGATACAGACGGTAGTTATACTAAAAAGTTTGTCAAAAACATGAAAGAAATATTCGGCAAAATCAACACCAAGTAG